The window GTAacagtttgttttgaaaagcaaattattaacTCAGCGGCAACATCTTTggagaaacttctttttctttttaaaattcctacAGATTTCATGCAGAGAGATACTTCTTAAGATTACCTTAAGAAATTAACGTTTGATGGAACTGGAATGTGTTTCCCGAACtgctgatgaaaaaaagaagtctaaaAGATCTTCCTGGATCTGTGTCATACATTTGTATCTTGCAGTAATGGTTCTTTAGCTTCACCAGGAGCTTGTGGACTGTGGGGATGGCCATGGCTGCCACAGTGCTTCTTCCAGTTGCTGGATCGTAAGTTTAGGTTTGTGTGTTCAGGAATAAACAAGGCAACAAGtagtgccagcagcacagagcacgCTCCAAATAAGAATGGGGGTCCAGGAATTATAGAATTCTGAAACCAACAGACACACCACAAAGTATTAATGAACCTTTAGACACATGTTAACAGACTATTTACTATAACTATTTGCAAGTTCTTGCTGCTCAGTTTTCTCAACAAATTCATATGTATTAGgaactaaaaaaatacagagagctTCATTAATAGACTAAATGGTGACAAAACAAGAATGTACAGCACATGAAAGGTAACTACACTGTCAGGGAGATGAGAAGAGCAGGATGCTGTAGTTATTAGTCCATCGTTCTCTCAATTTCTCCCTTTACCAGCGTCATCAGTTGTTTATCTGTGAGTTACAGTAATAAAATGTAACACATCATCATACTCAAGAACTAGTGGCACATGATGCCTtcctaatatattttttttaattaataagaATACCTGTTGTAAATGGTACTGTGTGACCTCACTACCTCCTGATGGGGACTCAGGCATGGGGAGTTCATTCAGTTCAACGTGGAAAATATAGAATATGAAACCATAAAGTGCTGGTCCCAAACCATTACACAGTCCTCGAATTCCTGTTATCATCCCTTGAACAACACCtgagaaaagtaaaatacacttaattatacatatataattaacttttaaatgGATTATGAACAGAGCAGTAAGACTTCATTCACTTCACCTTCAAACTGATGCAAGTAGAAAAGCTTCTCTAAAATGGTGTTGTACTAGGGGTAGCAATAAACAAGGAATGACAAAAAGTTGTCATTATGGTATATTCAATGTGTTTTTTCCACCTCCCCTCTAGGTACAGAGTAGGACTTTCCATACCTGCTTATTCAGAGACCAGAATATATACAATATCCTTGCCTTCACTGTCTCACACAGAGAAAGCACTGCATCCAGCCTGGACAGCTAAGCAAACTTCTGACAGAAGTgaggaaaataaacagcataTCAAGTTTGTTAAATACTTTGCTGCTGTTGGGACCTGTTGAATGTTTTCCCTTTGTGCCAGAAGGATGTGACAGGCACATTATTAAAACTCCCAAGAGTTAACTGGGATTTTAACAATCTTGCAAcctctgctcagggctgctctctgccaCGATTCAGGCTGATTGACTTAGCACTATGATGACCCCCTGACATGTCTGTCttcacagcattattttttttcactataaTTCAATGCATTAAGACAAAAACGTACCCTGTTGGTCAGCATCAGCAGTTCGTGAAACCAGGGCACTGACAGCTGGGAAAGTAATACTGGACATGGCTGCCACAGCACCGGCTGCCCACATCATCCTGAAACAACACAGGCCCCCCAGgtcactgctctgcagcagcacagacatgCATGCAGACACCTGCACACACGCCTTGGATAAAggataaaatgcagaaaaataccagatattaaaataaaatgtacataCCATGGTTCTGATCCAAACCCGTACCACGCAAGTTGTAGTATTTGGAATCCTAGGCCCAGGAGgatggtatttttatttccaatgGATCGCATGAGTAAACTCAAAACTATTGTCTGataaggggggggggaagtttaaaaacattaatttcttaaaaataaaataaaaatagcattttctactaaatattaaatatatgcaaataaaatatttcaaaaagccAAGTAAGTCTCCAAAAGCAGTACTGGCCAAGTATTCAGGAGTCTGTACCAAAAAATTAGCAACCACTTAGTAGTAAATTATGAACGAACCATCACCCCTTCTTTGATGCACAAAGGATGTAGTTTTTCTAACACTTTGGATATTCatgttttttcattaaattacaGCAAGAGTGTTAATCAATTGTTGGAGACTTAGAGAAAGCTACAGAAAAGGGGAGTCACATTTCTAGAACCACAGTGTTAAGGGAGCTCTTTTTAAGTTACCAGATCAGTGAAATGCACGGCAATAACTGACCTGTGCAACAATGGAAAGAATCCCAAGGACTGCTATAAATGCTGCAACACTTTCAGATGAAAATCCCATtatctatattaaaaaagacaacTTGATTATTAACTGTAAACTGTATCATGATGTCACACACATCACTGGGGGAATTCACAATGCAGAAGACcagaatttttcattaaatcaaGCTAAGTATACAAAAATAAAGGGGCATAtgtagaaaacaaataaatggtTCCCCTCAAAAAAGCTTAACAGTGAATGTTGTAGTACAAGAATAATGCAggtatttatttacaaaaataggAGAAATTCATCACCCCCTCAATTCATCTTTTTGTCTCtaaaaagagacaaaaccagaacagcAAGAAGATTTAAATAGCTGCTGGAAGCTTTTAAATCATACTAGTTATCTGCAGTTTCTGTATTAACTCAGCAATACTAAAAAACTTTCCTATACATTTACTTTTGCTCAAATCCATATAAAAATGTTGTTACCTGTCTGAGGTATAGGAAGAAGCTGGAATATTGCCCTGCCTCTGGGAGGTAGGAAAGAAAGACTGTTATGCAGATTAGCAGCACAATCGAGTCCTGGCCGACTTTCTTCAGTGACTATggcaagaaaaatgtattataaaACACTTCATCTTCAGAACAGCATACCTAGCAAGAATCTGAAAAGCCTGTCAATTAATGAAGCTATTATGTGGTACCACCAAAAGATTCCGTGCATGTTTAGCAAGATCTTTGGCAAGAGCAAAGCAGAGTTAAACTTGAAAAAGATACaggctttgtttttcaaacatgAAACATAGTAAGCTCTGTCTCTTCCCCATCTCAAAAGCTCAAGATTTACAAGTAACAAAATATTGCATATTTAAATAGCTTACTGCAAAAGGGTCAGCCTGTTCCCACGAAATGGGTGCTCCCCAGGATGCCGGCCTCATCTTCTCTGGCAGCGATTCTGGTACAGCAACAAGGATGAAGCAGATGTCCAACAAGGCTATTGCTGTAGCCAGGACCACTACCAAGCTGTCTCCATAGACTCGACCAAGGTAGGCACCAATAGCAGGGCTGGTAACTAAACTTGCTGCAAAGGTTGCTGAAACCTGGAACAAGTAACAGCTGatgacattttccattttataaGTCAACAGTATGATAACTTCTCCTTATGTTCAGAACCAAACCATTTCAACTGGGTAGTGATTAAGTAACCTTTTTCTGTGTCTATGTGGTAGCAGCTGTGTTATTTCAGACAGccatttttcaagaaaaacaactgtTTGTAATAACTGGACAGTAACACGACACTCACTCTTGCATGTACTGACCCACCTAGGTTTCATTAACCATATAGTCTGCTGGTAGCTCTGGGAAATGGCGAGCTGTACTTATCTTTGTATTAGTGAAATATGCAATGCCTGTTAAGAACAATATCACATGTATAAAGGGGATATTCTGTTGTAATGAGTTACTCCAACACACTACAACACAGCTTCAGAAAGCAGACTTCAGTTACCCAGCTGGCCTTGTGAAAGGTGTTAACTTTAAAATTGAAAGAACTTCCTCAATAAATCTCAATCCCTGATGTGTACATGCAGAATTAAACTATTTAGTTCTATATCCATTGCTTTTGGCTCTTCCTCCTGAATGTGATAATGGATTCTTTAACTTAAATGCAACAAATAATTCTGCTAATCACAATACatgaggctgtggaggctcctggGATCTGGCAAGCTATTGGGAGATAATGGGCATGAGCTGCAAGACCTTAAGCCAGACAAGTCACTCAGCTACATTTGTTCTGAAGTGCAGCAGCACAACGAGAGAGGCGAGCAGGAGGAGCCAAGATACAGTACAACAGCAGTTTCAAAATTATCCAGGAACCAAAGGTTAGAATCTTGAAAAGATAACAGAGTACCACCAGTGTGAGAAACAATGGTGGAATAAACTAAAGGCCCTCAAAATTACATCACTAATGCTGACAGGACAGCTTTGAACACAGTTGTATTTTGTTTAAGTTAGAAGCAGAATATTCAAAAGATCCAGGACTGGATGACAGGAACgattaaacaagaaaaactcCAAACTAAAACCAACTTGCcagacaagaaataaaaatacaattttgaaaaACTTTCCCCACTGAAGCGTTTAGTACTGAATAGCACAGGAACAGAGCCAAAACAATACGTACCAAACCATAGGCCATGCTTCTTTCATGTTCTTGGGTGATGTCTGCTACATATgcaaaaaccacagaaaatgtCACTGCAAAAACTCCAGAGACGGAGATGACAGCAAAGTACCACCTAGGAATATTGTGAAAAATTAGAACAgctaaacagaaacaaaaagtcTCTCTACAATCCAAGTACAGTTCAACAGTAAATCACATTGTCCAATTTGTCCTGCCACGTATTAAGATAAACCTGGATAAAGCCAGTGTGAACATGTCTCGATCCAGTTGTGTAAGTTCTCCCTAGCCCATCAAGTACCAAGACAAACATCATTTTCTAACATCTGCAAAAGCTGCTGTGATTCATTACTTCTAGGAAACAAGGTGTTGTACTAACTTTGACTGGATGCCTGCAACCCAAAGCAGGATAGGAATTTCAGCATTTTGAGAATCTGGTCATTGTGAGGGCTCAACATTAGCCTTATCTTTATGCTATGGACACTAGCACTCATGATTTGAAACATTAATCTATACCTAGAAACAAACTGCTTCACAGAAAAGGGATGAAGAACTCATGAACAACCTGTGTGActggaaggaaaactgaaaatgctcATGGAGCTACCTGACCAGTTGGCTCTGCCCTGCACCAGTGCAGTCTGTAATTTCAGCTACACCCTCAGGTACAGCACACGGGCAGTCCAAAAACACACTGTTCTGACTCATGCACTACCTGGGAAATGTACGCGCCAGCTAAGAGCTTACTAACTTACACACAGCATGAAAGCTGGTGGGTTTTAAAACAACTtgagaaacaaaagcataaaACTGCATCAACGTTTCAGGTTACAAACAGTTACTTTGTACACTAGCTAGCATTAGGTAAGGCTTTCATTTCTGCATAATGGATTTGTGTTTGAGTAACGTCCGGAATAAAGACTTGCACAGTTTACTGCGTATCATTCCAGCACCTTTTGCAAATGTGCTGAGGTAGGAAGTGGGGCCTACAACACAGAGctcagaaacagcagctctgaaattgTGACCAAGGCTTTTGGCCTCATGGCAGCTACTTCAGTTTGACTCTGTTCTCCCAACTTTGCACTGAAGTAATACGAAAGCTTCAACCTTCCACTGAGCACAAACAATATTTTATCAACAGTGCTACAAACACGTATAGCAACCTTGACTAGAAACAGCAAATCCAGCATGCAAGAATTTACTAACCATGGGCTGATCTTCATTAGTGGTATTGGTGCACAGGTGAAAAATACTGTTAGCAGCAAGAAGGACTTTCGTCCCCACACATCAGACAGGGCACCTATGAGTGGGGCACTGAGGAATGATAATAAgccctaaaagaaaaaaacacaaaacaatttaAGTTAAAAACTACTATATGGTTAGAATCATGACAGCTCATCATACTACAACCTGGTTGCATGCTGGGCTCTATTTATTAAAGTTGATGACTACAGTGCAAGGCATCAAAGGTGGTATGCTCAAGCATTACTCATCTAGTCCATGTCTAGTTACATAAAATTTGAGATTTATTATCTCAGAGctacacaaaattaaaaatgcagatgaacCAGTCATACTGGCAGTTTTATGAATGGTGTTTTATAGTTTTATATATTTATCATTCAGGTAAACATATGTAAGTGAAAATATCCTACTGGAACAACAAACTCCAAGTAAACTCACAAATTTTAACACCATGTGTTTCAATTGGGATTAGTCAATTACCTTTTTATTTGCTGAACCCAAACAGCAGATACAAACCAAGCAGTATCTTACTTACAGTAAAATGATGCCTATTTGCTTTTCAGCAATAATTTGTTCCCGTTTTATTTATACTGTGAGTGCTGTATTAAAAAATCTCGGTAATGTTTCTCTCGATTGGCATTCATTTCTATATTCCTCCCATCACTCACTTTAAATTTtactccctcctcctcctcagcagcaaGAGAAATCACAGGGTGACTGGACAGTCATGAATAGAGGTAAAcgaaacagaaaaccaaacagcacACATAAAAGCCAACATCTTGAAAACTGGTGATTAACTTTTGCCACCTTACCTTTACTCCTTGAATTAGACCATTCATTAGAAATGTATGTTTTGGGAAGGTTTCATGCAAAACCTGGAGAACAAATATAAACACTGTCATTTACACAATATTAACTATAAATATTGCTCATGATGCATCCAACTTTTACAGTGAGACACCCACAGcagttttatattttcataaagtatataagaagaaaaaaagacacaccaCAAATAATCTATTTAATCTTTAATTAACATGGAAGATTATTATTTTAGCTTTACTGGATAGAGGCCTCAGTTCTCTTAGGACTCTGGGAAGGATTCAC of the Apus apus isolate bApuApu2 chromosome 7, bApuApu2.pri.cur, whole genome shotgun sequence genome contains:
- the MFSD14A gene encoding hippocampus abundant transcript 1 protein isoform X2, with the translated sequence MNGLIQGVKGLLSFLSAPLIGALSDVWGRKSFLLLTVFFTCAPIPLMKISPWWYFAVISVSGVFAVTFSVVFAYVADITQEHERSMAYGLVSATFAASLVTSPAIGAYLGRVYGDSLVVVLATAIALLDICFILVAVPESLPEKMRPASWGAPISWEQADPFASLKKVGQDSIVLLICITVFLSYLPEAGQYSSFFLYLRQIMGFSSESVAAFIAVLGILSIVAQTIVLSLLMRSIGNKNTILLGLGFQILQLAWYGFGSEPWMMWAAGAVAAMSSITFPAVSALVSRTADADQQGVVQGMITGIRGLCNGLGPALYGFIFYIFHVELNELPMPESPSGGSEVTQYHLQQNSIIPGPPFLFGACSVLLALLVALFIPEHTNLNLRSSNWKKHCGSHGHPHSPQAPGEAKEPLLQDTNV
- the MFSD14A gene encoding hippocampus abundant transcript 1 protein isoform X1, whose product is MTQGGKKKKRAVNRSIMLAKKIIIKDGGTPQGIGSPSVYHAVIVIFLEFFAWGLLTAPTLVVLHETFPKHTFLMNGLIQGVKGLLSFLSAPLIGALSDVWGRKSFLLLTVFFTCAPIPLMKISPWWYFAVISVSGVFAVTFSVVFAYVADITQEHERSMAYGLVSATFAASLVTSPAIGAYLGRVYGDSLVVVLATAIALLDICFILVAVPESLPEKMRPASWGAPISWEQADPFASLKKVGQDSIVLLICITVFLSYLPEAGQYSSFFLYLRQIMGFSSESVAAFIAVLGILSIVAQTIVLSLLMRSIGNKNTILLGLGFQILQLAWYGFGSEPWMMWAAGAVAAMSSITFPAVSALVSRTADADQQGVVQGMITGIRGLCNGLGPALYGFIFYIFHVELNELPMPESPSGGSEVTQYHLQQNSIIPGPPFLFGACSVLLALLVALFIPEHTNLNLRSSNWKKHCGSHGHPHSPQAPGEAKEPLLQDTNV